One genomic segment of Streptomyces sp. TLI_146 includes these proteins:
- a CDS encoding RecB family exonuclease, which translates to MDTSTGGAAAAQRPVSLSPSRANDFMQCPLLYRFRVIDKLPEKPSEAATRGTLVHAVLERLFDDPAAERTAPRAKAMIPGQWDRLLESKPELTELFAEDADGERLAKWLGEAERLVERWFSLEDPTRLEPVEREFFVETELESGLRLRGVIDRVDVAPTGEVRIVDYKTGKAPRPEYAEGALFQMKFYALVVWRLKNVLPRRLQLVYLGSGDVLTYDPVEADLQQVERKLHALWEAIRLATETGDWRPRPTKLCGWCDHQAVCPEFGGTPPVYPLPLIPAGDSPG; encoded by the coding sequence ATGGATACGAGCACCGGAGGGGCCGCGGCGGCCCAGCGCCCCGTGTCGTTGTCGCCGTCGCGGGCGAACGACTTCATGCAGTGCCCCTTGCTGTACCGGTTCCGGGTGATCGACAAGCTCCCCGAGAAGCCGAGCGAGGCGGCGACGCGCGGCACGCTGGTGCACGCGGTGCTGGAGCGCCTCTTCGACGACCCGGCGGCGGAGCGGACCGCGCCGCGCGCGAAGGCGATGATTCCCGGCCAGTGGGACCGGCTGCTCGAATCGAAGCCGGAGCTCACCGAGCTGTTCGCCGAGGACGCCGACGGCGAGCGGCTGGCCAAGTGGCTGGGCGAGGCCGAGCGGCTGGTGGAGCGGTGGTTCTCGCTGGAGGATCCGACGCGCCTGGAGCCGGTGGAGCGGGAGTTCTTCGTCGAGACGGAGCTGGAGTCGGGGCTGCGGCTGCGCGGAGTGATCGACCGGGTCGACGTGGCGCCGACCGGCGAGGTCCGGATCGTCGACTACAAGACGGGCAAGGCCCCGCGTCCGGAGTACGCGGAGGGCGCGCTGTTCCAGATGAAGTTCTACGCGCTGGTGGTCTGGCGGCTGAAGAACGTGCTGCCGCGCCGCCTCCAGCTGGTGTACCTGGGCAGCGGCGACGTGCTGACGTACGACCCGGTGGAGGCGGATCTGCAGCAGGTGGAGCGGAAGCTGCACGCCCTGTGGGAGGCGATCCGGCTGGCCACCGAGACCGGCGACTGGCGCCCGCGGCCGACCAAGCTGTGCGGCTGGTGCGACCACCAGGCGGTCTGTCCGGAATTCGGGGGGACTCCCCCGGTCTATCCGCTTCCTTTGATCCCGGCCGGGGATTCTCCAGGCTGA
- a CDS encoding site-2 protease family protein: MDESGDSKRPQSGAGDDGPGAAPDNGKSPRGREPGGGILMGRPFGVPVYVAPSWFLVAALITWVFGGQLDRVLPELGAARYLVSLFFAVAFYASVLVHELAHTVAALRFKLPVRRIQLQFFGGVSEIEKETETPGREFVLAFVGPLLSLVLSGLFYVGMQAVEPGTVPGVLLAGLMISNLIVAGFNLLPGLPLDGGRMLRAVVWKITGRPMSGTVAAAWVGRALAVTVLIGLPLLTQTGALGNAPEEVDGMDTVTDALLAAILAAIIWTGAGNSLRMARLREHLPELRARNLTRRAVPVESATPLSEALRRANEAGARALVVVDGQGDPTGLVREAAIVGVPEHRRPWVAVSGLAQDLTDGMRVPAELAGEPLLDKLRATPATEYLVVEETGEIYGVLSAADVEKAFVAAMARPTP, translated from the coding sequence GTGGACGAGAGCGGCGACAGCAAAAGGCCGCAGTCCGGCGCGGGGGACGACGGTCCCGGCGCCGCGCCCGACAACGGCAAGTCGCCCCGCGGACGTGAGCCGGGCGGCGGAATCCTCATGGGGCGCCCCTTCGGCGTACCGGTCTACGTCGCACCCAGCTGGTTCCTGGTCGCCGCCCTGATCACCTGGGTCTTCGGCGGCCAGCTCGACCGCGTGCTGCCCGAGCTCGGCGCCGCCCGCTACCTCGTCTCGCTCTTCTTCGCGGTCGCCTTCTACGCCTCGGTGCTGGTCCACGAGCTGGCCCACACGGTCGCCGCGCTGCGCTTCAAGCTCCCGGTGCGCCGCATCCAGCTCCAGTTCTTCGGCGGGGTCTCCGAGATCGAGAAGGAGACCGAGACGCCGGGCCGCGAGTTCGTGCTCGCCTTCGTCGGCCCGCTGCTCTCGCTCGTCCTGTCCGGGCTGTTCTACGTCGGGATGCAGGCCGTCGAGCCCGGCACCGTGCCCGGCGTCCTGCTCGCCGGGCTGATGATCTCCAACCTGATCGTGGCGGGCTTCAACCTGCTGCCCGGGCTGCCGCTGGACGGCGGCCGGATGCTCCGCGCCGTGGTGTGGAAGATCACCGGCAGGCCCATGAGCGGCACCGTCGCCGCCGCCTGGGTCGGCCGCGCCCTCGCCGTCACCGTCCTCATCGGCCTCCCGCTGCTCACCCAGACCGGGGCGCTCGGCAACGCGCCGGAAGAGGTCGACGGCATGGACACCGTCACCGACGCGCTGCTCGCCGCGATCCTCGCCGCGATCATCTGGACCGGCGCGGGCAACAGCCTGCGCATGGCCCGGCTGCGCGAGCACCTGCCGGAGCTGCGCGCCCGCAACCTCACCCGCCGGGCCGTCCCCGTCGAGTCGGCCACCCCGCTCTCCGAGGCGCTGCGCCGGGCCAACGAGGCCGGCGCGCGCGCCCTGGTCGTCGTCGACGGGCAGGGCGACCCCACCGGCCTGGTCCGGGAGGCCGCCATCGTCGGCGTGCCGGAGCACCGCCGCCCCTGGGTCGCGGTCAGCGGGCTCGCCCAGGACCTCACCGACGGCATGCGCGTCCCGGCCGAGCTGGCCGGCGAACCGCTCCTGGACAAGCTCCGGGCCACCCCCGCCACCGAGTACCTGGTGGTCGAGGAGACCGGCGAGATCTACGGAGTGCTCTCGGCGGCCGACGTCGAGAAGGCCTTCGTGGCGGCGATGGCCCGGCCCACCCCGTAA
- a CDS encoding response regulator transcription factor: MAIRVLLVDDQPLLRTGFRMILEAEQDIAVVGEAGDGLQALDQVRALQPDVVLMDIRMPRMDGVEATRQISGPGKDGPAKVLVLTTFDLDEYVVEALKAGASGFLLKDAPANELVQAIRVVAAGEAMLAPSITRRLLDKYADHLPSGEEPVPDTLHTLTDREVEVLKLVARGLSNAEIAADLFVSETTVKTHVGHVLTKLGLRDRVQAAVYAYESGLVRPGAQ, translated from the coding sequence GTGGCTATCCGCGTCCTACTGGTCGACGACCAGCCGCTGCTGCGCACCGGTTTCCGGATGATCCTGGAGGCCGAGCAGGACATCGCGGTGGTGGGCGAGGCCGGCGACGGTCTCCAGGCCCTCGACCAGGTGCGGGCGCTCCAGCCCGATGTGGTGCTGATGGACATCCGGATGCCCCGGATGGACGGGGTGGAGGCGACCCGGCAGATCAGCGGGCCGGGCAAGGACGGCCCGGCGAAGGTGCTGGTGCTGACCACGTTCGACCTCGACGAGTACGTGGTGGAGGCGCTCAAGGCGGGGGCCAGCGGCTTCCTGCTGAAGGACGCGCCCGCCAATGAGCTGGTCCAGGCGATCCGGGTGGTCGCGGCGGGCGAGGCGATGCTCGCCCCGTCGATCACCCGTCGGCTGCTCGACAAGTACGCGGACCATCTGCCCTCGGGCGAGGAGCCGGTCCCGGACACCCTGCACACGCTCACCGACCGCGAGGTCGAGGTCCTGAAGCTGGTGGCGCGCGGACTCTCCAACGCGGAGATCGCCGCGGACCTGTTCGTCAGCGAGACGACGGTGAAGACCCACGTCGGCCATGTGCTGACGAAGCTGGGGCTGCGCGACCGCGTCCAGGCGGCGGTGTACGCGTACGAGAGCGGGCTGGTCCGGCCGGGAGCGCAGTAA
- a CDS encoding tRNA (adenine-N1)-methyltransferase: MSEPTGAARRRGPFKVGDQVQLTDPKGRHYTFTLEAGKNFHTHKGSFPHDELIGAPEGSVVRTTGNVAYLALRPLLPDYVLSMPRGAAVVYPKDAGQILAFADIFAGARVVEAGVGSGSLSAFLLRAIGDHGMLHSYERRADFAEIAQQNVERYFGEPHPAWQLTVGDLQDNLSDTDVDRVILDMLAPWECLDAVSKALVPGGILCCYVATTTQLSRTVEAIREIGCFAEPQPWESMIRNWHVEGLAVRPDHRMIGHTGFLVTARRLADGVEPPLRRRRPAKGAYGDDYEGPNKD; encoded by the coding sequence ATGTCCGAACCGACCGGTGCCGCCCGCCGTCGCGGGCCCTTCAAGGTCGGGGACCAGGTCCAGCTCACCGACCCCAAGGGACGCCACTACACGTTCACGCTCGAAGCCGGGAAGAACTTCCACACCCACAAGGGTTCCTTCCCGCACGACGAGCTGATCGGCGCTCCCGAGGGCAGTGTTGTCCGTACCACCGGGAACGTCGCGTACCTCGCGCTGCGCCCGCTGCTCCCCGACTACGTCCTGTCCATGCCCCGCGGCGCCGCCGTGGTCTACCCCAAGGACGCGGGGCAGATCCTGGCCTTCGCCGACATCTTCGCCGGCGCGCGCGTCGTCGAGGCGGGCGTGGGCTCCGGCTCGCTCAGCGCCTTCCTGCTGCGCGCCATCGGCGACCACGGCATGCTCCACTCCTACGAGCGCCGCGCGGACTTCGCCGAGATCGCCCAGCAGAACGTGGAGCGCTACTTCGGCGAGCCGCACCCCGCCTGGCAGCTCACCGTCGGCGACCTCCAGGACAACCTGTCGGACACCGACGTCGACCGCGTCATCCTCGACATGCTCGCCCCCTGGGAGTGCCTGGACGCCGTCTCCAAGGCGCTGGTGCCCGGCGGCATCCTCTGCTGCTACGTGGCCACCACCACCCAGCTCTCGCGCACCGTCGAGGCGATCCGCGAGATCGGCTGCTTCGCCGAGCCGCAGCCGTGGGAGTCGATGATCCGCAACTGGCACGTGGAGGGCCTCGCCGTCCGCCCGGACCACCGGATGATCGGCCACACCGGCTTCCTCGTCACCGCCCGCCGCCTCGCGGACGGCGTCGAGCCCCCGCTGCGCCGCCGCCGCCCCGCCAAGGGCGCGTACGGAGACGACTACGAGGGCCCCAACAAGGACTGA